TTGACGCTGCCGTTGGCCGCGATAAAAGTATCAACATGACAGACATCAACGCTGACGACCGTCCAAGCATATTACTCGTAGATGACGATGAAATTTTCACTCGCGTGCTCAGTGAGGCGTTTGAGGCGCGGGGTTTTACCGTGCGCGTGGCGCACAATACGCACCAGGGATTCAGATTGGCAACCGAGGATTCTCCCGAGTACGCAGTGGTCGATTTGAAAATGCCCGGTTCTTCGGGTCTCGAACTTGTCAAGCGTCTAAATGCTCTTGATGAGAACACGCGAGTGGTCATTTTGACAGGCTACGCCTCGGTCGCAACCGCTGTCGAGGCTATCAAGCTCGGTGCCGTGCATTATCTTGCCAAACCCGCCGACGCCGATCAGATTATCGACGCACTCCACCGTGATCAGGGCAACCCGGATACCGAAATCGCCCCAAGGCCGCTTTCGGTAGCGCGGCTTGAATGGGAACATATTCAACGGGTGCTGACCGAGTGCAAG
This is a stretch of genomic DNA from Gammaproteobacteria bacterium. It encodes these proteins:
- the actR gene encoding Acid tolerance regulatory protein ActR gives rise to the protein MTDINADDRPSILLVDDDEIFTRVLSEAFEARGFTVRVAHNTHQGFRLATEDSPEYAVVDLKMPGSSGLELVKRLNALDENTRVVILTGYASVATAVEAIKLGAVHYLAKPADADQIIDALHRDQGNPDTEIAPRPLSVARLEWEHIQRVLTECKGNISETARQIGMHRRTLQRKLAKRPARA